Below is a window of Stieleria sp. JC731 DNA.
TGCACGCGAAGGTCGGGAGTCGTGTTTTATTGAAGTGGTAAGTCCACCGCCCGACCTCGGTGACGGCTGCCGTTACCCGACTGAAGTGGTAGCCTCTCCCACATGGCACACTTGAATGTTCCATACTCGCGACCTTCTGGCGACGACTGCTGTCATTGCGTTGACCATCGCGATCGCTAATGCATCGGTTGCCTATCGTGGTACTGGCCTACCCACACTTGCACTCGCTACACCAATACTGCTCACTGCCCTCGTTCACTGGCGCTTCGCACTTGACTGGCGTGTCGCGACCGGGCTTCACTATCCGCTCGCAATCTTCTGGGCGTTCGGATTTGGCGTGGCTTTCTCGATTGCGTGGCAACGTGTTCCACAGACATTCTTTGAACGCGATAGCGTTGGTCTCGAATATCCGCTGCAGTTTGGCGTGTTCTCGATGGAGGTCATGGCGATTGCCGGTATTGCTTCCACGGCGGCCTATGGGCTGGTATCCTACTGTTTTCATCGCTTCAGAATTACTCGAAAGTTCACAACGACGGGTAACAATGCCGTGCACCGGAGCGGCGGCAGCGCGTCTTCTGATGGCTAGTTTTACTCTCGCCGTCCGGTGACGGCTGTCGTTCGCACGGGTAGGTGCCCCGCTGCTATGCGTTGCTACCGCAAGTTCGGGATTAGACCTCCGAGAATCCAGAACCCGAATACGCCCACTTGATGTCACGGAACCGCAGTTTCCTAGTGATCGCTTTTGATGGCACGGTTTGATTGGTGTGCTCGAATGAGCCCATCTGATTTCGAGGAACCTCTGTTTCCTGTTGATCGCATCTGACGTTGCGGTTTGATTGGTGCGCGGATGACTGGGCTGGTGTATGCCGCTTGGAGTATTTCGCGTAAGTCGATTTGGGATTACTGGGGGATTTCGCACAAGCGAGTGCAAGCATCCGACGCCTGACGTTCAAGTCGCGTAACCCTTCGCAGTTCGGATCGGGTAAACTTGTCGTCAGCGACGATGCTGCTGGCTGTTGTCGTGTGGACCGTACGAACAATGAATTGCACGGGAGAACGGGAGTCGTGTTTAATGGTCTGCTTGCGAGTCTTTCGCCCGTTCCCCGTGAATTCTACCGTTACCCGACGGAAATCGCACCTTTGCCTCACACTAATTGAAATGGACGAACTGCTCCGCAAACTACTTGATGAGTTAGATTCGATCGGCCAATCAAACGAAGAGATCTACGATTCGGAGTGTCGCGACAAGATCGGCGATCCAATACTTTACAGGTTCCTGCGACCCGACCCGCAGTATTACGTTCCGGACGACTTTGGCTTGCGAACCGAAGATGCAAACCTGCGAGCAAAAGCTGCACTAATTGCATACACGGATGATGCACGCAAAACTGCTGGCGACTTAGGGCTGAACACGTTTCACGCTAGGCTGGAAGCATTTCAGAATGGTGATGTCGCAAGCACAGTCGAAAACAACTACTTTGACGACTTCTTTGGATGGATTGATCCCGATCGATTTGATGATTCCGGCAAATCAATCCAGAGAGACGGGTAACAATCGGATGCACGACGAGTCGCCGAGTCGTGGTTTTTGAAGTGGAGGATCGCTCGCGGCGACCGCGTGATCCGTGACGTTCTGCCAACTTGTGGAGACGTGTCACAACAATTGAACCCATACCGGTCGACTACCGATTCGTCGGCGAACGCTGATTCGGCATTCAATGAGCGACCGTGTCTGTCATTGATGTACGCAATGCAAACGGCTTGGATGGCTACGGGCATTTCACTCATATTGCTGTTGCTGACTGGCTTTGTCGAGCTTGGTATCCCTCCCTCGCGTTTTCTGTCTGGGCAACTGCCTTACTTCGTTGCCGGGATTGGATCGATTCCTGTTGCGTTGTGTTTTGTTGCGGGTGGCGTCGTGGGAATACAATTCCAATCATCACGGGTCACCTGGATCGCCACCCTGATTCTCGTGTGGGTGGTCGCATCAACACTATGGATTTCTCAGGTGCTTGATGACTTCGCTAGCGGTTATCCCATATCCGAAACCTTTGGGATAGCGATTTTGATTGGCGGCTTGGGTGGCTCGACAGTTTTTCTGATTAACCAGAAACGGATGAGACTCGCCCTATCTGTCGTTCCGCAGATATTGGTTTTGACTTGCTACATGATTGCTATTGCGAGTGTGGCTTGATAGTAGAATGAGGCAGAACAATGGGATGCACGCGAAGGCCGCGAGTCAGATCAATCGGTTTGGTCTGAGTCATTCGCGCGGCCTCGGTGATCCCCGACGTTATCGCATCGGGTTTCACGCTGCAATTTGAATTCAATGCTGCAACGTATTGTCAACATCCTGGGAGTCCTGGCAAAATCACTTGGTGTCGCCACCATCGTCTTCGCAACATTGATTGCAACAGTAGGGCTCGTGATCGCGGCGATGACTGCAAGCCCCGAATTCGCGGCAGCCTTTTCAATTTGTTTGGGCGTCTCAATACTGTGGCTGATCGTCGTGCTCGTCCCAACACTAAAACACCGAATTCTGCACTCCGACGCCGAACGGGTTTGGCTGCTCGTTGCGATGATGATTACTGGGGTGTACTTGAGCTTTCTCGCTTGCGTCGTTCTCGCGGTATTTGATGCCAGCACGCTGGCTGTGATCATCGTCGCTACGTTGACACTAATCATTCCTGTTTCGTATCTAATCCTAGACAAGCTTGGTCTTACCGGTATCTTCGACGGCATTCATTTGCCCGATTTCGGGGACGACTGATTGCGATAACCATGACATCCACCGAAGGACGCGAGCCGAGCGGTTTGGCAATCGCAGAGTCTTTCGCGCGTCCTCGGTGATGTCCGCCGTTCGCCCAGATAAATTGTGCTTGTATTAGATGCTGATGGACAATCCATATCGACCATCACGAGCGGGAAACAACGGTGCATCGGCTACCGGTCAATCTCGGACGGGATTCGCTCTCACGGTATACAAGTGGATCGTTGCGATTCTCGGTGTCACGCTTTATTGCTCGACCCCGTGGCGAGACAAGCACTTCTATTACGCAATCGCAAACCACGAGGGATTTGGTACGGCGAGTGAATCCGTCGCAGTCGGAATTGCTGGATCGGTAATCGCGACTGGTTTCTTTTTTCCTGTGGCTGTCGCGTTGATCGGCATCGGCGTAGGGCGTTGCACTCGGATTCAATTGGTTCCGCGTTTTGATCGCTTTACCTACGGTTGGGGAAGCTTTGCCACGCTTGTCCTGATTGCAATGCTGATAATCGAATTTGGGTACGTTACCTACGCGATGGGTTATTCTCATCATGTTGGCACGCTGCTTCTCTCACTGCTATATGTTGGATTCATGTATTTGTGGTGGTGTTGCTCCCTTTGCCACCGCCGTTGCAAAAAGACGGGCGAACCATGGGTTGCAACGGAGGCCGCGAGTTGACGTTTTTGAAGTGGTGAGTCGTTCGCGCGGCCCCGCTGAACCCTGCCGTTCTGTGCATATGAATCTGATACACACCATCTTCGCGAATCGCCGCACCTCTCCTGGATGGGCGATGCCCATGGCATGGTTTGCGTGGTTCGGCGTGATGATGCCCGTGATGTTCGGTCTCAACGGTTGGATGCAAAACTTTGTGATGGCTTGGACGGGTTTGTTGACCATCTGGATCACGGGACTCGTTGGCACCGCTGCGATTGGGTACGATTCGATGCGAAACATTCGTCGCTTCGGTTTTGTTGCAATCGGACGGCCCCGATTCTACTTTGAACTGTCGAGGGCAACGCTTGCTGTGGCATTCTTGCTTTGGGCACCGGCCCTAACTTGGGCATTGCTAATTCCAAATCTCAATGTGCCCGGGGGCAACTTCATCCATACGCGGCATCTCGTCGCCGTGCTAGCTGTGTTGTTTTGCATGATGGCCGCTTGTGGTTACCTAACGTCGTTTCTAACCGGACGCAGGCGAAAGGGGCGCGCTTACGAATGCGCGTCGTGGTTCTTCTGTGTTTTCGGCGGAATTGCGCTGGTCACGTTTGGTTTCATTGCGATTCCGGACCCTCCGCGAGGCCTTTGGCCTGCCATACCCGGTGCAATGGCTTGCGTTACCGGAGCACTATTACTCGCCTGCGGGATTTTTGCCGAGGCAATGCGGGCGAAGCGCACAGAACAATGGGATGCACACGAAGGCCGCGAGTCAGGTCAATCGGTTTCGTCAGAGTCGTTCGCGCGGCCTCGGTGATCCCTACCGTTCGCGCGGGTAGATAGACTGCTGAGTGATTCATCTATTTCTCAGTTGGCCATCGCCCTGTGGACTTCAGTGCGTTTGGATTTCGGCCCATCTGAATTAACGTCACAGCTGATAGCTGATCGCGCAATTGAGGTTACGGTTTGATAGTTGCTCGTGAACTCTGCCCACTTGATTTCGCGAGACCTCCGTTTCCTTTAAATCGCAAGTGAAATCACGGTGGGGCTGTCTCGCTTGGATGCGGCTCTTCTGATTTCAAGAGACAGCAGTTTCTTGGTTATCGCTTTTGATGTCACGGTTTGATCTTTGCTCCGGGACAGCGGATCAAACGTCGTAACCGCTGGCCGAAATATCAATGCTCGTTCCCCGTGGCCATTCCGATCGGGTAGACTTGTCAGCAGCGATGTGGTGCCGACTGTGGTCGTGCGTACTACGCGAACCATGACATGAACCGAAGTGACGGAGTCGGGGTTTCTGAAGTGGTTAGTCGTCCGCCGTCACTCGGTTATGTCCGCCGTTCGCGTGGGTAGATGAAGTGCTTGATTATTCATCTCTCACTTAGATGGTCATCGTGTATCGCGACTTAAACGGCTTGAGCCCGGCCCATCGGATTCCAAATGGCAACTGACAGCTGATCGCCGCGCTTGAGCTTACGGTTTGAAGGTTGCTCGTGAACTCGGCACAATGGATTTCGCAAGACATCAGTTTCCTGTTGATCGCAACTGAAGTCACGGTCTGATCATCTCGCTTGAATTAGGCCCATCTATATTCATGCGACAGCAGTTGCCTGTTTATCGCACTTGAAGTCGGGGTTTGTTTTCTGCTCCGAGATAGCTGTTCAAACGCCCTATGTGCCAGCCAAAATATCTATGCTCGTTACCCTTCGCGATTCCAATCGGGTAGACTTGGCGTCAGCGATGTAGTGCAGGCCGTGGTCGTGCGTACCACGCGAACCATGACATGAACCGAAGTGACGGAGTCGGGGTTTTTGAGGTGGTTAGTCAACCGCCCGACCTCGGTGACGGCTGCCGTTATCGCACTGGCTATACTCACATGAACTTCAGACCTTTGCTGCTGCTCTTTCTCGCGATTCTGACGGGCCAACACGCATTCGCAGAAGGAACTCGCATCTCGCCCAAGTGGGTTAGAGACAACCCTGGCAAGCTGAGCCTTTCTTCCCGTCCCGGTTTTGGCGGTTACACCGACTACTTTGCATACCTCAAGACTGAACGCAAAGCGATTTACGAAGTCTGGACAAAAATCCAGTTCGTGACGGAGGACAAACGAACGACTCCATGGATCACGACCAAAACGCGTGCTGGTGCCCCTGCCGATTCCATCAGATTTGGAGCCACTTCTTACGGGATATATGTTCCGACTTCGCCAGGCGGAGACTTCAAGGCTAACGTCATTCACGAGGTATATGAAGTCTCTGTGGAAAAGAATGCGAATGGCAAAGAGGAATGGTCACACAACCTAGCGTACACCCTGGACAGGTCCGATTGGACGTCACTTGAGGTCGCGTCCGCACAAGACAAGCGATAACCATCGGTTGCAACGGAGTGGCGGGGGTCAGCTTCTTTGTTTGCTTGCAAGTCGTTCGCCGCCACCCGCTGAACCGTACCGTTATCCGCAAAGACATTTGCCACGGAATGGAACTCACTCTCATACAAAATGACTTCTGCGGATTCCCTTGGCCGCGCAGCATCTCCTGGAAGTTCGAGTCGGTTGTACATGGCGACACGAAAACCTTGGTGCTATCCCCACGCGGCATGACTCTGCACGGCATGGTTCAGGTGTGGGACCTAGGTGGGAATGACCTCAAGGCCTTTCACTCGATGCAATGGTCTCGCCTGACCAACGCACCGAGTGGATTTCCTCCTGGTGTTACGGTTGAGCGGATCGAGTGTGAGGGAGACTACAACCTGTGGGTGGGCGTCTCAAACCTCGTCAATCGGGACTGTTTCGTTGATTATGAATTGATGTCGAAGAACGACAACACGATCATCTATGTTCGCCGTACGTCCAAGGACCCCGGCACCCTGAATATTCAACACGAACTTTCGATGATCAACGTCAAGTCGCCTGAAACTTGGATTGTTGGTGCATCGCTAGAACGCACGACAGTCCAAGAAGGCGGATAACAAAAAAATGCACCCGAGTCGCGAAGTCGGGCGTTTCAACGATGGAAACTCTCTCGTCGCGACCGGGTGATTTTAGACGTTATCCGATTGAATCGCTCGGCAATTTCCGATTGTACCGATCTAAATGCTAAGTCCGTACGAACCAACTCCCCTGGCGTCGCAGTTTTCCGTCGCGCCACCGGTCGATGAACGCAAGGGCGTATGTCGTGTTGCTCACATTGCTGTCTACGGCTTTTGCAATTTGTCGTTGCTCGTTTGTTTTTTTTCATGCTCGCTTTCATGGTTTGCGATTGCCTCCTTTCTCGTGGCGGCTGCCCCGGCAACTATGTGGGTATACATTGACGCTGATATACGTGGGTACCGCATTCGAGCTTGGCAAATCCTCACCGTGGCAACGATTTGGCCGATTGGAGTGTTTGTCTACCTTCAAGAAACGCGACCGAAGCGTGGTGTTCGGTTGTGGTTGACGCACTTCGTGTCGATCATTGGCGTTTTTTTGGCTAGTGTGGTGCTCGTCTTCGTCTTAATAATCGCACTACTGACATTAATTGCCTATACAGTAGGTATTCCGGTCCCGGCTCAGGGCTAATTCGAACTGGCGGATAACAATGCGATGCACCCGAGTGGCGGAGTCGACGTCTATTGGGTTTAAGTTTCATCTCGATCGCCGCCACCAGGTGATCGCTACCGTTCGCGCGGATGGTTGTGACTGCGATAACCAACGCCTGTTTTCGATACTGACGGATCTGGCCCATCTGATTTCATGTGGCTACTGCAGGCTGATCGCCGCAACTGAATTATCGGTTTGATAGTTGTGCCTTATCGCGGCCCATGTGATTTCGGGAGACCTGAGTTTCCTATTGATCGCAATTGAATTCACCGTTTGATTGTCTTGCTTGAACAACGCTCATCGGAATTCACGGGACAGCAGTTGCCTGTCTATCGCATTTGATGTCAACGTTTGATTTCTGCTCCGAGATAATGGATCAACCGCCCTTTCCGCAGGCCGAAATATCTATGCTCGTTACCCTTCGCGTTTCCAATCGGGTAGACTTGTCGAGAGCGATGTACTGCTGGCCGTGGTCGTGTGTACCACGCGAACCATGACATGAACCGAAGTGACGGAGTCGAGGTCTTTGAAGTGGTGAATCGTCCGCCGTCACTCGGTTATGTCCGCCGTTCGTCGACAGAAAGATCTTTATGCCCAACGAATCTCTGACTGAAGAAGAACGCAACTACGTTGCTCAGCTGGTGGAAGTTGAGGCCGATGAAGACGCCGTAATGGCCGCAGTGCCGAAACTTAGTCCTGCGGCACTTCACGAATTCTGTTGTCTGTTCAACTGGGATAGTGGTATCAGGGTACTCTCGCTAGCACTCGACCAGCCGCACTGTGATCGCGCCACCGCTCTCGCGATTTACTGGAATTCGGAACCCAATACGTGGGCTGGCCGATCTGAGGTGAAAGATCGGGAGCGGGATACATTCGCGGTATACCAAAAGGCGGAGCGTCGACTAATCACGGACGACTTCATCGAACGGGACATTGAGTTCAATATTCGCGAAGAGATTGGTGGGATAGACCAATATTGGATTAGTGTAGCAGCAAACCCAAACATTCCCGCCGAACTGAAGCCACCGATCGTTGTGACGCCTCCTTTCGACGGTTCGCCCTGTGAAAACGCGTTGATTGGGCAAACCCTGGACAGAATTCAACCGAGAGCCGCCGGTGCTATATTTTCGTTTTCCGGAGGCGCAATAATCTCGCATCCTTCGTACCGTGAGATCTACCGCAATGCACGAGACCTGGGTTCCGATGTATCTATTGACTACGCCAACCATCCCTCGTTGGGATCACGGGTGATAGCGGTGAAGAATCCATCGCCGGAAACTATCAAGATCGAGTTTGACGCAGGGTTGGAGATTACAGGCGACGACGTAATCATCGACCTACGCAGAGTTCGGTAGACTTAGCGACGAACCATGGCATGAACCGAAGTGGCGGAGTCGACTTCAATGAGGTGGTTGGTCATTCGCCGCCACTCGGTTATGCCTACCGTTCGCGCGGGTGGTTGTGACTGGATCCAATGCTGCTGAATCCGGCCCATCTGATTTCACCTGGTAAGTGTTTGTTGATCGCCGCAAGTGAATTAACGGTTTGGTAGGTGTGCTTGATCGCGGCCCACTGGATTTTGCGTGACAGCAGTTTCCTGTTGATCGCAATCGAATTCACGGATTTATCGTCTCACTTTGACGAACGCCCAGCTGAATTCGTCAGGCAGCAGTTTCCTGTTTATCGCATTTGATGTCACGAATTGATTTTGGCTCCGAGATAGCAGTTCAAACGCCCTATGCGCCAGCCGGAAAATACATGCTCGTTTCCCTAGCCATTTCGATCGGGTAGACTTGTAACCAGCGATGTGGTGCCGACTGTGGTCGTGGGTACCTCGCGAACCATGACATGAACCGAAGTGACGGAGTCGGGGTTTTCGAAGTGGTTAGTTATCCGCCGTCACTCGGTTATGTCCGCCGTTCGCGCGGGTAGATGAACCGCTGAATGACTCATCTGTTTCCCGGATGGCCATCGCCCTTTGCACTACAAAGCGTTGAATCCGGCCTATCTGATCTCACCTAGCAACTGATAGCTGATCGTTGCACTTGAGGTTACGGTTTGATAGTTGCTCGTGAACTCGGCCCATTTGATTTCGCGAGACGTCAGTTTCCTATTGATCGCAATTGAATTCGTGGTTTGATTGTCTCGCTTTGATATCGCCCATCTGATTTGAAAAGACAACAGTTTCCTGTTGATCGCATTTGATGTCACGGTTTGATTGCTGCTCCGAGATGGCTGGTCAGACGCCCTATGCGCCAGCCGAAAAATCTATGCTCGTTCCCCTTCACGATTCCGATCGGGTAGACTTGTTGGCAGCGATGTGCTGCCGACTGTGGTCGTGCGTACCACGCGAACCAGTTGGTGCACCGAAGTCGGCGAGTCGACGTCTTTTGGGTTTTAGTTTCACCTCAACCGCGCCGACTCGGTGACCATCGCCGTTCGCCGGTATGAGCTCGTTCCGTCGATCTTGATCAAGCGCTATATGTCCCAAGACGATAATTACAAACCGCTTCGCTTACTTGGTCCCACGCTCGATCTAAAATTCTACCAGGATCAACGGGCACTGACCGAGTACGTCTGGAAGCATTACCAGCACTTACTGACGCCATTCGAATTGAGAGTTGGCTTGTACTCCGTTCCAATAGTCAGTGATATTGACAGTGAAAAGGGACGCCGCATTTACGAGTACTGCGAAACCAATCATGGCCACGTTGACGATCAAGACGTGATTGATGCGTTTCCGCGTGACTTGGATTCCTTCCGACTGGAAGCTCGACGACGTTTGATGGATGAGTGTGCCGACGAGATGCACGTAAATAGGTGCCCAAAATGTTCCCGTATCGTGAGGTCTCCCAGCGCTCATCAGTGCCCATGGTGCAAACACCGATGGCACGACCGATAAGGAACGAACCTCGTTGATTGATTGCCAAAATAACCCACTGCACAATTGGCATGGCTGGCAGAGCTCGCTGCACAAGAATCGGCGAACCATGGGTTGCAACGGAGGCCGCGAGTTGACGTTTTTGAAGTGGAGAGTCGCTCGCGCGGCCCCGCTGAACCCTGCCGTTCGCCAAGTGAAGAGTTTTTTAATGCGACAAAGTACTCGAAAAAATGTTTGAACCTAGAATCGTGCGATACAGGATCGACAATCACGAGAACCTGGAACAGTTCCTGATTCGCGCATTGTCCGAACTTCCGCAAGCGGTGGACGAATATTTGACTGAATACCCAAACAGGGAAGCCAGAGCTCAGCGGATACAGGTTCGGATCGCCGATACAATTGAGTTCTACCTTGCGGGCGGCGTAGCATTTAAACGGATGATTCTCTGTGCTGGAGGAATTGGATGCTTTGCACAATTATTCCCTACGGTTGATTGCTCGGAGGAGATGGAGTTGATTGATGATGCTGACCGAGAGGAGCATGATGTGATCTGTACACTGATGAGGATAGTTGATCACGCGAAGACCAAAGATGTATGTGTCATGTTGAAAGAACGCGAATGGAAACTGTGCGTCGTACTGGCCGAAACACTTGAACTCCGAACTATTTCGATACCATGAGTCGCATATTCAATGTATGTCGACGTCTAATCTCGCGAATGATGGGTAAAGGTTTATGGCGAACCATGCGATGAACCGAAGTCGCGGAGCCAGCGTTTTTGACAATAGAAAATCAATCGCCGCGACTCGGTTATCGCGGACGTTCCCCGTGAGATACCAACATCATGATTGAGCTTACAAAGACTGCGAGTGGCTACGACGTTCTCGTTGGGGATTCATACGAATTCAACCTGCCGTCAGACGATGAGATCAAACGCAACGCGATCGAAGAATGCATTTTGTGTGAAGGCGAAGACTCAGAGGCCGTTCGGATTTTACGGAGCGCTGATGTTTCGCTAGAGGTAGCTGCGGGCAAAGATGATTTTGAAAAACTTATTGGTGTCGTTGTGGCTACAGATGCTGCGAACGCAAAGATCTTGAACTCAGATTGGGCAGTGTATTCTGGTGTAATGAGTGCGCTTGGTATGGCCTGTTCATCGATTGAAAGTGATCGCGTTGCAGTTCGTGCGTAACAAGTCCGGGGAACCATCGCGTGAACCGGAGTACGCGAGTCAGAGTTTTTGAAGTAGAAAGTCTTTCGCGCGTACCCGGTTACGCGTTTCGTTCGCGCGGGTAAATGGACTGCTGGATGACTCAGCTCTTTGTCAGTTTTTCATAGCCCTTGTTCTACAACGCGTTTGGATTCGGCCCTCGTGATTTCACGTGGCCAATTCAAGCTGATCGCCGCAATTGAATTCACGGTTCGATAGTCGTGGCTGAGTTTGGCCCACCTGATGTCATGTGACCTCTGTTTCCTATTGATCGCAACTGAGTTCACGGCTTGATTGTGTTGCTCGAACGACTTCCATCTGAATTCATGGGGCATCAGTTTCTTGTTTATCGCATTCGATGCAGCGGTTTGATTTCTGCTCCGAGATGACTGATCAGACGTCCTATCCGCTGGCCGATATGTCTATGCCCGTTCCCCTTGGCGATTCAAATCAGGTAGACTTGTCAGCAGCGATGTGGTGCCGACTGTGGTCGTGTGTACCACGCGAACCATGACATGAACCGAAGTGACGGAGTCGGGGTTTCTGAAGTGGTG
It encodes the following:
- a CDS encoding DUF4274 domain-containing protein produces the protein MPNESLTEEERNYVAQLVEVEADEDAVMAAVPKLSPAALHEFCCLFNWDSGIRVLSLALDQPHCDRATALAIYWNSEPNTWAGRSEVKDRERDTFAVYQKAERRLITDDFIERDIEFNIREEIGGIDQYWISVAANPNIPAELKPPIVVTPPFDGSPCENALIGQTLDRIQPRAAGAIFSFSGGAIISHPSYREIYRNARDLGSDVSIDYANHPSLGSRVIAVKNPSPETIKIEFDAGLEITGDDVIIDLRRVR